The following coding sequences lie in one Thalassoglobus polymorphus genomic window:
- a CDS encoding DUF1559 family PulG-like putative transporter, producing MKIDWLNSRFSRRKQRGFTLIELLVVIAIIAILVALLLPAVQQAREAARRSQCKNNMKQIGLALHNYHDAAGMFPYATAHASSNAGTPTGTQILNHSGWPMLLPYLDQGPLYNQFEFTWATGIRNQNGGVIVGGEDPNVNTNLNLSKQILTVLLCPSDDGPQTYASANASYGCGVTNSARSSYGFSVARGNGGALWAAESRLTRAMFGLNSSSRFRDLKDGTSNTVAVVETTLDVDDGETQSWACSSHVGQGVNLAASRGINNFRCCAWRSPPNLQFQPGRNGEWGEPGSLHVGGIQILMGDGSVRFLSENVDSVTRVNLARINDGNVIGEF from the coding sequence ATGAAAATTGATTGGTTGAACTCACGATTCTCGCGGCGGAAGCAGCGGGGATTTACCCTGATTGAACTGTTGGTGGTGATCGCAATTATTGCGATCCTGGTAGCATTGCTGCTTCCTGCGGTTCAACAAGCACGTGAAGCGGCTCGACGCTCTCAGTGCAAGAACAACATGAAGCAAATTGGACTCGCTCTGCATAACTACCATGATGCAGCTGGTATGTTTCCTTACGCGACAGCCCACGCATCGTCGAATGCTGGAACCCCAACAGGAACACAGATTTTGAATCATTCAGGATGGCCAATGTTGTTGCCATACCTCGATCAAGGCCCTCTCTACAATCAATTCGAATTCACTTGGGCGACAGGGATTCGAAATCAGAATGGTGGAGTGATCGTTGGTGGAGAAGATCCAAATGTAAACACGAACTTGAACCTGTCTAAGCAGATTTTAACCGTTCTTCTTTGCCCTTCTGATGATGGCCCGCAGACGTACGCGAGCGCGAATGCTTCATACGGGTGTGGGGTGACTAATTCCGCAAGAAGTTCTTACGGATTCAGTGTCGCACGTGGAAACGGAGGCGCATTGTGGGCTGCCGAGAGCCGACTGACACGTGCTATGTTTGGCTTGAACTCATCGAGCCGTTTTCGTGACCTCAAAGATGGAACATCGAACACCGTTGCAGTCGTTGAAACAACTCTCGATGTTGATGATGGTGAGACCCAATCCTGGGCATGTTCATCCCACGTCGGACAGGGTGTGAATCTCGCAGCCTCACGCGGGATTAACAATTTCCGATGCTGTGCCTGGAGATCTCCACCAAATCTTCAGTTCCAACCTGGTCGAAACGGTGAATGGGGTGAACCCGGAAGCCTTCACGTTGGTGGAATTCAAATTTTAATGGGAGACGGTTCAGTTCGCTTCCTGTCTGAAAATGTTGATTCCGTTACTCGTGTTAACCTCGCACGAATTAACGACGGAAATGTCATCGGCGAGTTCTAG
- a CDS encoding D-2-hydroxyacid dehydrogenase gives MKIILYPPVDEVRLAKIRNAAESVPLVNCQSEKEAAREIVDATGFIGKITPQLLEQAEQLKWVQSPTASLEHYVFPELVEHPCKLSNMRGLFYDVIADHVFGYILCIARNLHIYLRQQSEQIWNPIGTAPDQDTLASAVGTESEIDRRHMHLSDCTIGVVGVGSIGAEICKRAKAFGMTVLGVDPIVKSVPGILEDVWSLEGLDDLLAESDFVAIAAPQTPATIKMFRTEQFQKMKPSAWVINIGRGMIIDLADLTEALQSNEIAGAALDVFEIEPLPSGHPLWSMENVIITPHVAAASTHVPQRHLETLLENVRRHVAGELPATLVDKKNWF, from the coding sequence ATGAAGATCATTCTTTACCCACCCGTCGACGAAGTCCGTCTGGCGAAAATTCGCAACGCAGCAGAGTCAGTCCCGCTGGTGAATTGTCAATCAGAAAAAGAAGCTGCGAGAGAAATCGTCGACGCCACGGGATTCATTGGAAAGATCACGCCGCAGCTTCTGGAACAAGCTGAGCAACTAAAGTGGGTGCAGTCCCCGACAGCGAGCCTGGAACACTATGTCTTTCCGGAACTGGTCGAGCATCCCTGCAAGCTGAGTAATATGCGAGGACTGTTCTACGATGTGATTGCCGATCACGTCTTTGGATACATCTTATGCATCGCCCGGAATCTACACATCTACCTTCGCCAGCAGAGCGAGCAAATCTGGAATCCGATCGGCACCGCTCCCGACCAGGACACACTCGCGAGTGCAGTTGGAACAGAAAGCGAAATTGATCGTCGGCACATGCACCTCTCCGATTGCACAATCGGCGTGGTTGGCGTTGGCAGCATCGGTGCCGAAATCTGCAAACGAGCGAAAGCGTTCGGAATGACCGTGCTTGGTGTCGACCCCATCGTCAAAAGTGTGCCCGGTATTCTTGAAGATGTTTGGAGCCTGGAAGGTTTGGATGATCTCTTGGCAGAAAGTGATTTCGTTGCGATCGCAGCTCCTCAAACCCCAGCAACAATTAAGATGTTCCGTACTGAGCAATTTCAGAAAATGAAACCGTCTGCCTGGGTGATCAATATTGGTCGGGGAATGATCATCGATCTTGCGGATCTGACAGAAGCCTTGCAATCGAACGAAATCGCAGGAGCCGCACTCGACGTTTTCGAGATAGAACCGCTGCCATCCGGACATCCACTGTGGAGCATGGAGAACGTGATTATCACGCCACATGTGGCGGCTGCGTCGACGCATGTCCCTCAGAGACACTTGGAAACCTTGCTTGAAAATGTCCGTCGTCATGTCGCAGGAGAACTCCCTGCAACGCTTGTCGACAAGAAAAATTGGTTCTGA